From Cataglyphis hispanica isolate Lineage 1 chromosome 3, ULB_Chis1_1.0, whole genome shotgun sequence, a single genomic window includes:
- the LOC126848509 gene encoding chloride intracellular channel exc-4, with protein MADDNHENGTTNGDVPEIELIIKASTIDGRRKGACLFCQEYFMDLYLLAELKTISLKVTTVDMQKPPPDFRTNFQATPPPILIDNGDAILENEKIERHIMKNIPGGHNLFIQDKEVATLVENLFSKLKLLLLNAKDKDKDPKSSSLMAHLRKIDEHLGRKGTRFLTGDTMCCFDCELMPRLQHIRVAGKYFADFEIPETLVHLWRYMHHMYRLDAFLQSCPADQDIINHYKLQQSMKMKKHEELETPTFTTSIPIEVNDD; from the exons GCATCGACGATCGATGGCCGTCGAAAGGGCGCCTGCCTCTTTTGTCAGGAATATTTTATGGATTTGTATCTTCTGGCGGAACTGAAGACGATTTCTCTGAAGGTGACCACCGTGGACATGCAAAAGCCGCCGCCCGATTTCCGCACCAATTTCCAGGCCACTCCGCCACCTATCTTGATCGACAATGGTGACGCAATATTGGAGAACGAGAAGATCGAACGACACATCATGAAGAATATTCCTGGCGGGCATAATCTGTTCATACAGGATAAGGAAGTGGCCACTCTCGTGGAAAACTTGTTTAGC AAACTCAAGCTGTTGCTGTTGAACGCGAAGGACAAGGACAAGGATCCCAAGTCCTCATCGTTGATGGCACATTTACGTAAGATTGATGAACATCTGGGTCGCAAGGGCACGCGCTTCCTCACTGGCGATACTATGTGCTGCTTCGATTGCGAGCTGATGCCGCGACTGCAACATATCAGGGTCGCCGGCAAGTATTTTGCTGACTTCGAGATACCGGAGACTTTGGTGCACTTGTGGCGGTACATGCATCACATGTACAGGCTCGACGCTTTTCTACAGAGCTGTCCGGCCGATCAGGATATCATTAACCACTACAAACTGCAACAG AGTATGAAAATGAAGAAACACGAGGAGTTGGAGACGCCGACCTTCACCACGAGTATCCCGATCGAGGTCAACGATGATTAG